Genomic segment of Oceanimonas sp. GK1:
CGCCGAAGCTCATGCAGCACTCTTCCGAGTAGCCGCCGGCCCGGTCGATGAACACCTGGGGCCGCGTGGGCTGATGCTGCTCGAGCACCTCGGTCACCCTGGCGATTTCGGCGGCGCGCCAGGCGATGAATTCCTCGGCCTTTTCCTCTTCGCCGAACAGCTGGCCGTAAAGGCGCAGGCTGGGCTCGGTGTGGGTGAAGGGATGCTCACGAAAATCCACGTACACCAGGGGGATGCCGGCGGCGGCCAGCTTCTCGATGTACTTGGCGTCCTCGGTGGCCTGCTTGGACTCGATGTTCATGATGATGACATCGGGGTTGAGCGACACCGCTTGCTCCACGTCGAAGGTGCCGTCCTTGAAGCCGCCGAAGGTGGGGATCTTCGCCATTTCGGGGAATTTTTCCAGGTAGGCGGCGTAGTTGTCCGGATCGGCGCTGGCGAAGTCGTCCCGCCAGCCGACGATGCGCTGGAAGGGATTGTCCCGGTCGAGCACGGCGGTGAGGTAAACCTGGCGGCCTTCGCCCAGGATGACGCGTTGCACCGGCACCTCAATCTCCACCTGGCGGTTGGCGATATCGGTAACGGTAATGGTTTCGGCGGACAAGGCCAGCGACCAGAGGGCCGCCACAACAGTGAGTGCCTTGGTCAGAAGGGGGCTGCGTTGCATGGCATTCTCGTTTGATTATTAGGATGGCAGATGATACTACAAACAATTCTCATTTTGTAAGTGGGTATTTATGTGAACACTATCCTCATCATACTTTTGGTTGAGCAATGAACCATGGCCCGGCATGCTCATCATCACCGATCAGACAAAGCCAGCATTGGCAACATGGGGAAATCGACATGACCATGCCCACCCTCGGCATTTTAGGCGTAGGCCACCTGGCCACTTACACCGTCACCGGACTGCGCAACGGCGGAGATCAACGGCGTATTATCCTGAGCCCGCGCAATGCCGAGGCGGCGAGCCGGCTGGCCGGGCAGTGCCGGTGCGACATTGCCGGCTCCAACCAGGCCGTGGTGGAGGGCAGCGACATCATTCTGCTGGCGGTACGGCCGCAGAGCCTGAGCACGCTGTTGCGAGGGCTGACCTTTAAACCCGGCCAGCTGGTGATCTCGGCCATGGCAGGCGTGTCGCTGCAGCAGTTGCGGCAATACTCAGGGTTGCAGGCCACCACCCTGGTGCGTGCCCTGCCGCCGGCCAGTGTGGAAGTGGGCGCCGGACCGGTGCCGCTGTTTCCGGCCAACGCCGCCGCCGAAACCCTGTTTGGCACCATGGGCAAGGTGATTGTGCTGGAGTCGGAGGCCCTGTTTAACGTGGCCCTGGCCCACGGTTGCCTGCATGGCTGGAGCTATTTTCTGGTGCAGCAGCTCATTGACTGGAGCATGGACCAGGGCATGAGCAAAGAGGCCGCCCGGCAGATGGTGGTGCACTCCATCAGCAGCGCCATGGCGCTTGCCGAGTCCCGCCCCGATCTGGACTATGGCGACATTGGCAAGGCCATTGCGACCCCCGGCACCTTTACCCTGAAAGGCCTGGAGCACATTAAAGCGGGCAATGGTTTGCAGGCCTGGAGTGACGCCATGGATGCGGTGAGCAAAGAGAAGTAAGCTTGGTGGTGTGGTTGTTCTAACCCCCGGGCTAAGCTGCCGGAACGTGATAATGAGGAGCTACCGATGGATTTAATCAGAATACTTATCGCCATCCTGTTGCCGCCCCTGGGCGTGTTTTTGCAGGTGGGCCTTGGCAAGCACTTCTGGATCAATATCATTCTTACCCTGCTGGGCTACATTCCCGGCATAGTGCACGCCGTGTGGGTGATCGCCAAAAAGTGAGGTTTGGTAAAGTTATTGCTGCCGTCTGACCGCCGCAAGTACCTGCGCCGGATTTTGCCATTCCTGCCGTTTGCCTCATCATTCCCACGGCCTGTTTTGTCACTCCCGTGGCCTGTTTTTGTCACTCCCGCGAAGGCGGGAGTCCAGAACAGACGCCACTGTTCTCACTTTGACCACAAGAACCTCCATGCCAGCAAATGACCAAAACCACACCCAACAAACCCGCGAAAAACTCAACCGCCTGGCCTGGCTGCTGGACAGCGCCATTCGCCTGCCCGGCGGCTTTCGCATTGGCCTGGATGGCATCATGGGGCTGGTGCCCGGGGCAGGGGACCTGGCCGGCGCCGTTTTCTCGGGCTACATACTGCTGCAGGCGGTAAAAATGAAACTGCCCGCCAGCGTACTGGCGCGCATGGGCTTTAACATAGTGCTGGAAGTGCTGATCGGCAGCATTCCCATACTGGGCGACCTGTTCGACTTTGCCTTCAAGGCCAACCGGCGCAATATGCGGCT
This window contains:
- a CDS encoding ABC transporter substrate-binding protein, which gives rise to MQRSPLLTKALTVVAALWSLALSAETITVTDIANRQVEIEVPVQRVILGEGRQVYLTAVLDRDNPFQRIVGWRDDFASADPDNYAAYLEKFPEMAKIPTFGGFKDGTFDVEQAVSLNPDVIIMNIESKQATEDAKYIEKLAAAGIPLVYVDFREHPFTHTEPSLRLYGQLFGEEEKAEEFIAWRAAEIARVTEVLEQHQPTRPQVFIDRAGGYSEECCMSFGDDNFGKFVTLAGGENIAKDIIPATFGNLNPEQIIASNPDHVIVTGGMWEAYVPGGGWVGVGPGQDQAEARRKLEALTHRPAMTGIAAVQHRQMHAIWHQFYNSPYQFVGIQQMAKWLHPELFAELDPEATFKELHQRFLPVDYRPGYWVSLTDAE
- a CDS encoding NAD(P)-binding domain-containing protein; this encodes MTMPTLGILGVGHLATYTVTGLRNGGDQRRIILSPRNAEAASRLAGQCRCDIAGSNQAVVEGSDIILLAVRPQSLSTLLRGLTFKPGQLVISAMAGVSLQQLRQYSGLQATTLVRALPPASVEVGAGPVPLFPANAAAETLFGTMGKVIVLESEALFNVALAHGCLHGWSYFLVQQLIDWSMDQGMSKEAARQMVVHSISSAMALAESRPDLDYGDIGKAIATPGTFTLKGLEHIKAGNGLQAWSDAMDAVSKEK
- a CDS encoding YqaE/Pmp3 family membrane protein: MDLIRILIAILLPPLGVFLQVGLGKHFWINIILTLLGYIPGIVHAVWVIAKK
- a CDS encoding DUF4112 domain-containing protein; translation: MPANDQNHTQQTREKLNRLAWLLDSAIRLPGGFRIGLDGIMGLVPGAGDLAGAVFSGYILLQAVKMKLPASVLARMGFNIVLEVLIGSIPILGDLFDFAFKANRRNMRLMEKYFEST